The genomic window CCTATTTCGATCACCGCTTCCCCCTCCGCATCGAAAGCTACGAGACGGTGCTGGCGCAAGTGCAGCAGCAGATCCGCAACCGCCTGGAGCGCCGGGATCCCGACTATCTCAAGCTTCTCGGAGTGATCTACACCGTGCGCAACCTCGACTCGGCGGAGAGTCGAGAGGAGAGAGCCGATCAGGTGACCTTCGTCAAAGGGGTCCTGGAAGAGCTCTATCAAAAGAACGGCTTCATTCGGAGCTCGGTCGATCGGAGCCTGGCCCGGATCTCCCCTGCGGTGCCAACCGAGCAGTCGCTGGCACTTCTGGATCAGCTGCTCTCCGAGCAGCACTTCCGCTTCGCCCACTGGCGAGTGGCTTCCGAGGAGATCAACTACCGGCGATTCTTCACGGTCAACGATCTCATCTCGGTCCGCATCGAGCGGGAGGAGGTCTTTGCCCGAGTCCATCGCCTGATTCGGCGCCTGGTCGCCGAAGGGAAGATTACCGGGCTTCGCATCGATCACATCGACGGGCTCTACCGTCCTCGCGCCTACCTCGAAACCCTGCGGAAAGCGCTCCCCGAGACCTATACGGTGGTGGAGAAGATCCTCGGGTTTGGCCGAGAAGAGCTGCCGAAGGATTGGCCGGTGGAAGGCACGACCGGATACGACTTCCTGGCGATGGTGACGCAGCTCTTCTGCCCGACGAGGAGCGCCGCCGCATGGACACGCTGCTACGAGGATTTCCTCCGGCTCGAGCAGAATTACGACCGGCTCTTGCGCGAAAAGAAGCGGTTTGTGATCGGCCGCCGCTTGGCGGGGGATCTCGAACGAATCGCCCTGATGATGCACTCCCTCTGCGCCCGTCTCTGGTTTGGCCCGGACGTGACGATCTATGCGGTTCGCAGGGCTCTGGTCGAAGTGCTTTCCTGCTTTCCGGTCTACCGCTCGTATGTCGATGCGGAGGGAGCGGGCGCGGAGGATCGGAAGTGGATCGACGAGGCGATCCAGACCGCGGAAGAGAACCTGCCGCAGCTCACGACCGAGCTCGAGTTCATCCGTCGCTTCCTCCTCGGCGAGATGCCTCACGAGCTCGCCGAGGAGGATCGGAAGCAGGCGCTCGACTTCGTCCTCCGTTTTCAGCAGCTGAGCGGTCCTCTGATGGCGAAGGGATTGGAGGATTGCCAGTTCTACGTCTTCAACCGGCTCCTTTCCCTCAACGAGGTCGGCAGCGACCCCTCGCGCTTCGGGATCGAAGCGGAGGAGCTGCACCGCTTTCTCCAAGGGCGCTGGCTCCGCTGGCCCCACACCCTCAACGCGACCATGACGCATGACGCGAAGCGCGGAGAGGATGCGCGCGCCCGCTTGAACGTGCTGGCTGAGCTTCCCGAGGAGTGGGAGACCCTTCTCTTGCGTTGGAGCAAGATCAATGCGGGAAGGAAGACGAGGATTGGCGATCTTCCCGTTCCCGACGCCAATGCGGAGTATCTCATCTACCAGGCACTCCTCGGAGGTTGGCCGTGGAAGAGCGAGGAGAGGGAGGAGTTCCGCGAGCGCTTCAA from Methylacidimicrobium sp. B4 includes these protein-coding regions:
- the treY gene encoding malto-oligosyltrehalose synthase, with the protein product MRIPVSTYRVQLRKELGFGSLEPVIAYLDKLGIGDIYASPITRARTGSSHGYDVVDPGELNPELGSAESFARLMENVHGRGMGWLQDVVPNHMAYDKENRFLMDVFENGPHSEFYEFFDIEWNHPYPTLRGRVLAPFLGPHYGEALQKGEIRLSFERGTFWVSYFDHRFPLRIESYETVLAQVQQQIRNRLERRDPDYLKLLGVIYTVRNLDSAESREERADQVTFVKGVLEELYQKNGFIRSSVDRSLARISPAVPTEQSLALLDQLLSEQHFRFAHWRVASEEINYRRFFTVNDLISVRIEREEVFARVHRLIRRLVAEGKITGLRIDHIDGLYRPRAYLETLRKALPETYTVVEKILGFGREELPKDWPVEGTTGYDFLAMVTQLFCPTRSAAAWTRCYEDFLRLEQNYDRLLREKKRFVIGRRLAGDLERIALMMHSLCARLWFGPDVTIYAVRRALVEVLSCFPVYRSYVDAEGAGAEDRKWIDEAIQTAEENLPQLTTELEFIRRFLLGEMPHELAEEDRKQALDFVLRFQQLSGPLMAKGLEDCQFYVFNRLLSLNEVGSDPSRFGIEAEELHRFLQGRWLRWPHTLNATMTHDAKRGEDARARLNVLAELPEEWETLLLRWSKINAGRKTRIGDLPVPDANAEYLIYQALLGGWPWKSEEREEFRERFKAYFIKASREARSFSGWQKPNRLYEEQCCAFIDRILDGKEGREFLAAFLPFQQRIARYGVCNALSQVVLKVAAPGVPDFYQGTELWDLSFVDPDNRRPVDFELRRSMLAEIEREAHRPDYRGALLAQPEDGKIKLFVTHKALQARRLAPELFRSGSYEPLSFSGTKAEHAFGFRRSWGTQHLIAIVPRFVTALSSPHEAPVGPAIWEDTSALLPESLTASWRCAFTGSPRHWEGRVPLSEAMAELPVALWISEA